The genomic interval CACCAAGTGGCCCAATTAAAATAGTGATGAACGCGAAAGAATTATTATTCCTAGATCATTCTTTTGAGACGGTTACTTCATTTTTTACACTAATGTATATTAAGAATGAAGAACATAAACAAGTCTTTGAAGAAATCTATCGTGTTCTAAAACCTAATGGACACTTTATACTATGGGATGTTGTTATACCAAAAACCATCAATAATACTCTTTTTATTGCTTTTTTAGAAGTAACATTACCAAATAAAACTGTATCCACTGGTTATGGTCAGAAACGGAATGATAAAACACAAACTAGTGATTACTTCATAGACCTTGGAAAAGAAGTTGGTTTTCAGGTAGAAAGTGTAGAGGATATCAACAATAACGCTTATTGTCTTAAATTTACTAAATAAAACAATTTACCTAAAAATACAAAAAGTCCTGTTTATATGAACAGGACTTTTTTAACTAGTTCTGATTCTAAATTAGATAATCCTAATCAAGAATGATCTAGCTATTAATATTATTTTATTTATTTTTCTCTATATTATTCCTTATTTGGTTCGAATTAACACAAAAAAACTTAATGTTTTGATCTAGCATAGGCTTTTAATGCATCAATTAGTATATTATCTTCTTCAATTGATTTTATAGTGATTCGAACATATTTCCCATTCAGACTTGGAAAATTACGAGTGTGACGAATAACAATTCCTTTTGTAAGTAAAAACCTAATTAATTCTTCATCATCTTCAATTTTCATCACAAAGAAATTAACTACACTATCAAAAACTTCATACCCAAGTTCTTTTAATTGTTTAAATAAACGATTTCTTTCTTTTTCATAATATTCTTTTGTTTTTTCTATAAAATCAAAATCATTTAAATAGGCTAAACTAACAACTTGTGCAATAGAATTGACACTCCATGTTGGTTGTCTATTTTTTATTTCTTCAATATTATCTCTATGGGATAAAACATAACCAATTCTTAAACCAGATAAGTGGTAAAATTTAGTAAGCGAACGTAATATATAAACATAATTAAACTGTTTTATATCAAGCGTTTGATGCTTTTTCTTCATGAAATCAATATATGCTTCATCAATAATTAAATCAATATTTTTTGCTTCTAGCTTTTTCGCTAATTTAGTCATGGTGTCATAATTAAAGTAACGTCCTGTTGGATTATTTGGATTACATACAAATAAAGCAACATGCTTTTCTTTCACCTCTTCAAAATTATATATATAGTCTACGTTTACATTATTTACCTTCAAAGCTTTTTCATATTCTGAATAAGTAGGATGTAATATAGCAACCGTTTTATTTTGATAAAAAGAGGCTAATATATATATCAATTCATTAGTCCCATTTGAAAATAAGATATTTTCAATCGGAATATTTTCTCTCTCACTAATCAATCTTCTTAACTCAATGACTTCATCATCAGGATATTGATCAAAATAGGCTTCATAATTTATATTTAACACTTTGTCTTGTTTAATCGCATTCCCATTATCACTAAAATCAATTACTTTTTTGGGCATTGTTATGCCAAATTGTTGATATAATTTTTCAGGGTTAGCTCCATGCATACGCCATTTCATTAAATGCCACCACCTTTATATTTTTATTTTATCTAAAATAATCTAACTCATTCCTCTAAATTTATTGATGATATAAACAAAAAATAATACTAGGCATAAAATATACCTAGTATAATTCATATTTATTCAACATCTAATTGAAGTTCAGTATTATTTTCTTCAGTTTTATTGAATCCTACCTTAACTGCAAGGTAAGTTAATGCAAATATAATTGTGTAATCAATTATTACACGTAGGAATCCACCTAATGGTACAAATGATGTTATATATCCAAATAGAGATTCATGAAAAATCATTCTTGTTAACGCATTAAAAGTTACATATGGTAAAGAAGTATAAATTGTTAACTTAAACATCTGGTCATACTTGAAGTATGTTTTCATAGAAGCATTGATTATCCCCATCATGACTAGTGCTAGTATTGTATTAGCGATAATAAAGAAAATTGTCGCTCCTACAAATGCACCTAAAAAACCGAATATATAGATTAGGGCAGAAAAAGCACCTAAAAAGTCAATAAAATCATTCGCATTCATATAAGGTCCATGGTTTAAACCTGTTAATAATTGTTCATAACTATTAATTCTGTTTTCAAAGAGTATTTTATCTCTTGTCAGTATTACTTTATCATTAAATAGACTATCATCATCCCAATTTAAATCAATAATAAGATCATCATACTCGTAATAGTCCTCATTACATGTTAATTGATAATTAACAATTTTACACCCTGTTTCATCAGCAAACTTCTTAATAGTAGAGTCATCTAATTTAGATATATATCTTACTGATATTACTAATACTGATAATGCAAAGATAAATCCTAGTAATATTGAAAATAAAAATGCTTTTCCTAGTCCTTTTTCTGATTGTTTAAATAGATAACGAAAAAATGCCATATAATCCCTCCTATTATAATATAAATTCATTATATAACATAATTTTTATTTTTAATATATAATTTTCATTAAAACCTAAAATATTTTAACCAAAATTACATTATTGTGAGAATACTAATAAACATTTCTTTATAATAACCTCTTAATTTTGGCAAGATGATACCAATGTGCAAATGACTCTATTAATGATTTATACTCCTTTTGCGTCCTCCTCCATATTAGTAGATTTTCTAATTGCATTCCTTTTACAAATGGGTCTTCTAATAAATTTGGTATTAAACGTGGTTTACGATAACAAACTTCAGTTTCAATTAACTTTATCATACTAAAATAATCATTTTTCATAATATTGGAAGTTAAGGGGTGTTCTGATAAAGTTTTTAACCCCAGATACCGTACTCCCACTTCATGTACTAAAGTATTCTTCATCATCGACCATTTATATTTATCTCCAAATACAATTTGCTGAGGACCTAAACTACTAGCAGTTGTAGGATTTTCAGGACATATAATTAGATTAAATTCATCGTATGGATAATTTATCCCTAATTCTTCATTCCATTTTTTAAATACCTGTACCTGTTTACAATCGTTTTCCCAGGATAATAAATCATAATTAATTATTTTAGACCTATAGATATCTTGATAAATAGGCCATAATTTATTAATAAACTTAAAAAAATAATCAACTACTTTTATTACCTTCTTAGGATTTCTACTAATAGATTTAAAAAGATAAGTCATCCATGATGAATTATACCAGTCATCCCAATATTTTGTCTCACTAGGCCAGCTATTTTTAAATACTTCGATAGATTGGCTACAAACAAAATGGTTAATTGCTTCCTGAATTTTAATTAACTTATCAACTGAATTAGGATTAAGATAGGATGGAATTTGATAAACAAGAGTAAAAATCGGTCCACCTGCAGCTGGAGCACAAAAAGCAAACTCAGTACCAAACTTTTCTAATTTTTCTGCCTCATGTTGATACTTTTCATTAACTTTTCCCCCAATAAAACCTAATTGTTTTAATCCGTAATAACATAGAGAGGCATAATAGGACTTCTTAACATATACTTTAGACATTATTCTCCCCCTTGTTCATTGAGTTAAGGAAAAATACCAACTCTTGAAGCCGCGAGATTTCAGGAGAAAACCGGACGATACGACCTGATTTTGAACGAGATACTAAACCTGCTTGTCTTAAAATTGTGAAATGATGAGATACTGTTGCTGGTGTTATGTTTAATTGTGAAGCTAATTCAATTCCCTCAATACTCCCACCATTTAGTAATAACTTTTTCATGATAGCCAGTCGATTCTTTTCTCCTAAAGCAGCTAAACACCTAACATATAGATCATTATTTTCATAAGCACTCAAATTATCCCTTATATTTCTTGTACCAAATAAAATAATTAGATTGTCATTAACATTGTTAAATCCTAATTGAGTATCTAAAAATAATAATGGAATTAGTATGATTGACTTGGCATTCTCAATAATTAATTGATGTTCTAATGAAATTTTCTGTTTACATTGCCCTTCTAAGAATCTTATCACCTGATCAATATTATTTATTTCTACATTATCCCATCTGTCATATCGTTTCTTTATTTTTGTCCAATATTTAGAAAAACCTAGTTCCCAAACACTTCTAGCAATCTCCATTATAGACTTTATTTGATTTGAGGTATTTATTTCATTTAAATCTTTATCATTTAAAACGATATCACCATGTTCTAAAAAAATTTTTATTATAGGTTCTATTTGTTCTTCAATTGAATCTAAATCTTCTTCTGGAAACGCATATTTTAGTACATCTGAATTATTAATTTTGTATTCTTTATGATATTTTAAATAATCACAGTCACTAGGAAATATTCCAGGGTTTTGTATCGCAACAAATCCCATAAATATCTCCATAGTAGCGTATTCTTGAATTTTTATTCGTACATTACTTCTTTTAATAAACATCTCATTCACCAACCTTTTCTATAGATTAGATAATTATCTAATTGTCTAATCTAATTATATAACATATATAATTAAACATCAATGAAAAAACTGTACTAATCAATAGTACAGTCAATTTTAAGAAAGTGTGTTCTCTATTATATTTGGTAGTAAATTATATATCGATTGGTTAATACTTTTTTCTATTTCTTGTTTTAGAGAAAACACCTTTTTCCACTTTCCAATCGTCAAATCATTAACACCTCTTCTTAAAGCAACATCTATCATCCTTTTTTCTAATATACAAAAACCATTTGGTAAAGCAAGGTAATCACAGACTTGAATCAATTTATCATAATCATCATAAGTCACCTTTTCAATATATGATTTCAAAAATCTTAATTCTTCTTCTGTACAATCAAAATTTCCATTAAAATCAGAAATATCATGATGAACAAATGAATGCGTTAGGCTTATTCTTCCTACTTCTTCATAACCTAAATCTTTTAAATACTTATACCCATAAATCGTATGATGTAAATCATATATCCCTTCTCTTCTACCTATATCATGGAGTAACCCACAAATATAGGCTTTCTCAGAATCTAGATTCGGGTGTTTCTGTGCGATTAATTCAGCAGCTAAAGCAGTATAATAAACATGCTTTACCCATGGACCAGGATTCAATTTTTCTGCCTCTAAAATCATATCCTGTGCTTCTTTTCTAGATGGTAACA from Mycoplasmatota bacterium carries:
- a CDS encoding class I SAM-dependent methyltransferase, whose translation is MIKRDALTYLDLDECVLKLEKYDYTKDEMITFIKQGKLKGEKIDNKWYVNQCDLRYFTYCIEQPEILKQAVYSGAIGVDLSQLSLNGKILDIGGGGEGIIGQLKSDEVIAIDPLKQELIEAPSGPIKIVMNAKELLFLDHSFETVTSFFTLMYIKNEEHKQVFEEIYRVLKPNGHFILWDVVIPKTINNTLFIAFLEVTLPNKTVSTGYGQKRNDKTQTSDYFIDLGKEVGFQVESVEDINNNAYCLKFTK
- a CDS encoding threonine-phosphate decarboxylase, which encodes MKWRMHGANPEKLYQQFGITMPKKVIDFSDNGNAIKQDKVLNINYEAYFDQYPDDEVIELRRLISERENIPIENILFSNGTNELIYILASFYQNKTVAILHPTYSEYEKALKVNNVNVDYIYNFEEVKEKHVALFVCNPNNPTGRYFNYDTMTKLAKKLEAKNIDLIIDEAYIDFMKKKHQTLDIKQFNYVYILRSLTKFYHLSGLRIGYVLSHRDNIEEIKNRQPTWSVNSIAQVVSLAYLNDFDFIEKTKEYYEKERNRLFKQLKELGYEVFDSVVNFFVMKIEDDEELIRFLLTKGIVIRHTRNFPSLNGKYVRITIKSIEEDNILIDALKAYARSKH
- a CDS encoding DUF1189 family protein codes for the protein MAFFRYLFKQSEKGLGKAFLFSILLGFIFALSVLVISVRYISKLDDSTIKKFADETGCKIVNYQLTCNEDYYEYDDLIIDLNWDDDSLFNDKVILTRDKILFENRINSYEQLLTGLNHGPYMNANDFIDFLGAFSALIYIFGFLGAFVGATIFFIIANTILALVMMGIINASMKTYFKYDQMFKLTIYTSLPYVTFNALTRMIFHESLFGYITSFVPLGGFLRVIIDYTIIFALTYLAVKVGFNKTEENNTELQLDVE
- a CDS encoding winged helix-turn-helix transcriptional regulator, with translation MFIKRSNVRIKIQEYATMEIFMGFVAIQNPGIFPSDCDYLKYHKEYKINNSDVLKYAFPEEDLDSIEEQIEPIIKIFLEHGDIVLNDKDLNEINTSNQIKSIMEIARSVWELGFSKYWTKIKKRYDRWDNVEINNIDQVIRFLEGQCKQKISLEHQLIIENAKSIILIPLLFLDTQLGFNNVNDNLIILFGTRNIRDNLSAYENNDLYVRCLAALGEKNRLAIMKKLLLNGGSIEGIELASQLNITPATVSHHFTILRQAGLVSRSKSGRIVRFSPEISRLQELVFFLNSMNKGENNV
- a CDS encoding HD domain-containing protein; this encodes MLPSRKEAQDMILEAEKLNPGPWVKHVYYTALAAELIAQKHPNLDSEKAYICGLLHDIGRREGIYDLHHTIYGYKYLKDLGYEEVGRISLTHSFVHHDISDFNGNFDCTEEELRFLKSYIEKVTYDDYDKLIQVCDYLALPNGFCILEKRMIDVALRRGVNDLTIGKWKKVFSLKQEIEKSINQSIYNLLPNIIENTLS